In Streptomyces canus, one DNA window encodes the following:
- a CDS encoding metallopeptidase TldD-related protein: protein MSARTNKPHEIVERALALSRADGCVVIADEQSTANLRWAGNALTTNGVTRGRTLTVVATVDGKEGTASGVVSRSAVTADELEPLVRAAEAAARGAAPAEDAQPLVTGVPESPDFTDAPAETSSAVFADFAPALGESFARARAGGRELYGFANHELVSTYVGTSTGLRLRHDQPNGTLELNAKSPDRTRSAWAGRSTRDFKDVDPAVLDAELAVRLGWAERRHQLPAGRYETLLPPTAVADLLIYQLWSASGRDAAEGRTVFSKPGGGTRVGERLTELPLTLRSDPHEPGLESAPFVVAHSSGGDQSVFDNGLPVAATDWIRQGELAHLMTTRHSAGLTGLPVAPAAGSLVLDGGSDLSIEEMVANTTRGLLLTCLWYIREVDPATLLLTGLTRDGVYLVENGEVTGEVNNFRFNESPVGLLGRATEAGRTEKTLPREWSDYFTRAAMPALRVPDFNMSSVSQGV from the coding sequence ATGAGCGCCCGCACCAACAAGCCGCACGAAATCGTCGAGCGGGCCCTCGCGCTGTCCCGGGCCGACGGCTGTGTCGTGATCGCCGACGAGCAGTCGACCGCCAACCTGCGCTGGGCGGGCAACGCGCTCACCACGAACGGCGTCACGCGCGGGCGCACGCTGACGGTCGTCGCGACCGTCGACGGCAAGGAGGGCACCGCCTCCGGTGTGGTCTCCCGGTCCGCGGTGACCGCGGACGAGTTGGAGCCGCTGGTGCGGGCCGCGGAGGCCGCCGCGCGCGGTGCCGCGCCCGCCGAGGACGCCCAGCCGCTGGTCACGGGCGTACCGGAGTCCCCGGACTTCACGGACGCACCCGCCGAGACGTCCTCGGCCGTCTTCGCCGACTTCGCGCCGGCGCTCGGCGAGTCCTTCGCACGCGCGCGTGCGGGTGGCCGCGAGCTCTACGGCTTCGCCAACCACGAACTCGTGTCGACGTATGTGGGCACGTCCACGGGGTTGCGGCTGCGCCACGACCAGCCCAACGGCACGCTGGAGCTCAACGCCAAGTCGCCGGACCGGACCCGCTCGGCCTGGGCCGGACGCTCCACCCGGGACTTCAAGGACGTCGACCCGGCAGTCCTGGACGCCGAGCTCGCCGTACGCCTGGGATGGGCCGAGCGGCGCCACCAGTTGCCCGCCGGGCGGTACGAGACGCTGCTGCCGCCGACCGCTGTCGCCGACCTGCTGATCTATCAGCTGTGGTCGGCGTCGGGCCGGGACGCGGCCGAGGGGCGGACGGTGTTCTCCAAGCCGGGCGGCGGCACCCGGGTCGGCGAGAGGCTGACCGAGCTGCCGCTGACCCTGCGCAGCGACCCGCACGAGCCGGGCCTGGAATCCGCGCCCTTCGTGGTCGCGCACTCATCCGGTGGCGATCAGTCGGTGTTCGACAACGGTCTGCCGGTCGCCGCCACCGACTGGATCCGGCAGGGCGAGCTGGCGCATCTGATGACGACCCGGCACAGCGCGGGCCTGACCGGGCTGCCCGTCGCCCCGGCGGCCGGCAGCCTCGTCCTCGACGGAGGCTCGGACCTCTCGATCGAGGAGATGGTCGCGAACACCACGCGCGGGCTGCTGCTGACCTGCCTCTGGTACATCCGCGAGGTCGACCCGGCCACCCTGCTGCTCACCGGGCTGACCCGGGACGGCGTGTACCTCGTCGAGAACGGCGAGGTGACCGGCGAGGTCAACAACTTCCGGTTCAACGAGTCGCCGGTCGGCCTGCTGGGGCGGGCGACGGAGGCGGGGCGGACGGAGAAGACGCTGCCGAGGGAGTGGAGCGACTACTTCACCAGGGCCGCGATGCCGGCGCTGCGGGTGCCGGATTTCAATATGAGTTCTGTCAGTCAGGGCGTATAA
- a CDS encoding FadR/GntR family transcriptional regulator: MPLSHPRRSALSEQVIAALRNQITSGEWPVGSRIPTEPELVEQLGVARNTVREAVRALAHNGLLDIRQGSGTYVVATSELAGVMHRRFADADPRHIAELRSTLESSAARLAAERRTEKDLKQLDALLVRRDQAWESGDAEAFVTADATFHLAVVAASHNEVMTEMYADLGEVLRDWLREDVGEKLTPETYMDHARLVDAIRAGDAAAAAVEAAGYPFLCRPGRFSAPASGG; the protein is encoded by the coding sequence ATGCCCCTGAGCCATCCCCGCCGCTCGGCGCTGTCCGAGCAGGTCATCGCCGCGCTGCGCAACCAGATCACCTCGGGCGAATGGCCGGTCGGCTCCCGGATCCCGACGGAACCCGAACTGGTCGAGCAGCTGGGGGTCGCCCGCAACACGGTCCGCGAGGCGGTCCGCGCGCTCGCCCACAACGGCCTGCTGGACATCCGGCAAGGCTCGGGGACGTACGTCGTGGCGACCAGTGAGCTGGCCGGCGTGATGCACCGCCGGTTCGCCGACGCGGACCCCCGGCACATCGCCGAGCTGCGGTCCACCCTGGAGTCGTCCGCGGCGCGGCTGGCGGCCGAGCGGCGCACCGAGAAGGATCTCAAGCAGCTCGACGCGCTTCTCGTCCGGCGCGATCAGGCCTGGGAGTCGGGCGACGCGGAGGCCTTCGTGACCGCGGACGCCACCTTCCACCTGGCCGTGGTGGCCGCCTCCCACAACGAGGTGATGACCGAGATGTACGCGGACCTCGGCGAGGTGCTACGGGACTGGCTGCGTGAGGACGTCGGCGAGAAGCTGACGCCGGAGACGTACATGGACCACGCCCGGCTCGTCGACGCGATCCGCGCGGGCGACGCGGCGGCGGCCGCCGTGGAGGCGGCCGGTTACCCCTTCCTGTGCCGTCCGGGACGGTTCAGCGCGCCAGCTTCCGGTGGCTGA
- a CDS encoding CynX/NimT family MFS transporter translates to MIGGMAREETRTPKSTTAPGSATAPGSATAPGSAIARDSGVGPQEGAAVPATRAWAVRLVVVGIVLSALNLRPAITSLGALLEEVRDGLGMSGSMAGLLTSVPPLCFAVFGVMAPRLARRFGAGAVVCAGMVAITAGLLIRPYTGSTAGFLAASALTLMGIAVSNVLMPVIVKRWFPDRVGSMTGLYSMALALGTAAAAAVTVPVTEALGGSWQSGLTVWAGLAAAAVLPWIPLVRDRGAAPAEREAVQGVSRHVHARVDGAGPVRQTHARVEPPTLRITRSRTAWALAVFFGLQATAAYITMGWMAQIFRDAGVSAGTAGLLLAVTMVMGVPLAFVIPRVATRLPHQGPIVIALGACGLAGYAGLYLAPAAGAWAWAVLLGVANCAFPLALTMVGMRARTGAGVAQLSAFAQSTGYLISIPGPLLVGVLYQHSGGWGLPIALMVGLLVPQMAVGVLAGRDRTVEDEAAR, encoded by the coding sequence ATGATAGGCGGCATGGCACGCGAGGAAACCCGGACACCGAAGTCCACGACCGCACCCGGTTCCGCGACCGCACCCGGTTCCGCGACCGCACCCGGTTCCGCGATCGCACGCGATTCCGGTGTCGGGCCGCAGGAGGGAGCCGCGGTGCCCGCCACGCGCGCGTGGGCGGTGCGCCTGGTCGTCGTCGGCATCGTGCTGTCCGCTCTCAACCTCCGCCCCGCCATCACCAGCCTCGGCGCCCTCCTCGAAGAGGTGCGCGACGGACTCGGTATGAGCGGCAGCATGGCCGGCCTGCTCACCTCGGTCCCCCCGCTGTGCTTCGCCGTCTTCGGCGTCATGGCCCCGCGTCTGGCCCGCCGTTTCGGCGCGGGCGCGGTGGTGTGCGCCGGCATGGTCGCCATCACGGCAGGTCTGCTCATACGGCCGTACACGGGCTCCACGGCGGGCTTCCTGGCCGCCAGCGCACTCACCCTCATGGGCATCGCCGTCAGCAACGTCCTGATGCCGGTCATCGTCAAGCGCTGGTTCCCCGACCGGGTCGGCTCCATGACCGGCCTGTACTCGATGGCCCTCGCCCTCGGCACCGCGGCCGCGGCCGCAGTGACCGTGCCGGTGACCGAGGCACTGGGCGGGAGCTGGCAGTCCGGACTCACGGTGTGGGCCGGCCTGGCCGCCGCGGCCGTACTGCCGTGGATCCCGCTCGTACGGGACCGGGGGGCCGCCCCGGCGGAGCGGGAGGCCGTGCAAGGGGTCTCCCGGCATGTCCACGCGCGCGTGGACGGGGCGGGGCCGGTCCGGCAGACGCACGCGCGCGTGGAGCCGCCCACGCTGCGGATCACCCGGAGCCGGACCGCCTGGGCGCTCGCCGTGTTCTTCGGGCTCCAGGCCACCGCCGCCTACATCACCATGGGCTGGATGGCGCAGATCTTCCGGGACGCGGGCGTGTCCGCCGGCACGGCAGGGCTGCTGCTGGCCGTCACGATGGTGATGGGCGTCCCGCTGGCCTTCGTCATCCCGCGCGTGGCCACGCGGCTGCCGCACCAGGGCCCGATCGTGATCGCGCTCGGCGCCTGCGGCCTCGCCGGATACGCGGGCCTGTACCTCGCCCCGGCCGCCGGCGCCTGGGCCTGGGCCGTCCTGCTCGGCGTCGCCAACTGCGCCTTTCCGCTGGCCCTCACCATGGTCGGGATGCGGGCCAGGACCGGCGCGGGCGTGGCCCAGCTGTCCGCCTTCGCGCAGAGCACCGGCTATCTGATCTCCATCCCCGGACCGCTCCTGGTGGGCGTGCTGTACCAGCACAGCGGCGGCTGGGGCCTGCCGATCGCGCTCATGGTCGGCCTGCTGGTCCCGCAGATGGCGGTCGGGGTGCTGGCGGGCCGCGACCGCACGGTGGAGGACGAGGCGGCCCGCTGA
- the fabG gene encoding 3-oxoacyl-[acyl-carrier-protein] reductase, producing MSRSVLVTGGNRGIGLAIARAFADAGDKVAITYRSGEPPAGFLAVKCDITDTEQVEQAYKEIEAEHGPVEVLIANAGITKDQLLMRMSEEDFTSVVDTNLTGTFRVVKRANRAMLRAKKGRVVLISSVVGLYGGPGQANYAASKAALVGFARSLARELGSRNITFNVVAPGFVDTDMTKALTDEQREGIVKQVPLGRYAQPEEVAATVRFLASDDASYITGAVIPVDGGLGMGH from the coding sequence TTGAGCCGCTCGGTTCTCGTCACCGGAGGCAACCGGGGCATCGGCCTCGCCATCGCCCGCGCATTCGCCGACGCCGGCGACAAGGTCGCGATCACGTACCGCTCGGGTGAGCCGCCGGCCGGCTTCTTGGCCGTCAAGTGCGACATCACCGACACCGAGCAGGTGGAGCAGGCCTACAAGGAGATCGAGGCCGAGCACGGCCCGGTCGAGGTTCTGATCGCCAACGCCGGCATCACCAAGGACCAGCTCCTGATGCGGATGTCCGAGGAGGACTTCACCTCGGTCGTCGACACCAACCTCACCGGTACCTTCCGCGTGGTCAAGCGCGCCAACCGCGCCATGCTGCGCGCCAAGAAGGGCCGGGTCGTCCTGATCTCCTCGGTCGTCGGTCTCTACGGCGGCCCCGGCCAGGCCAACTACGCCGCCTCCAAGGCCGCCCTGGTCGGCTTCGCGCGCTCCCTCGCCCGTGAGCTGGGCTCGCGCAACATCACCTTCAACGTCGTCGCGCCCGGCTTCGTCGACACCGACATGACCAAGGCGCTCACCGACGAGCAGCGCGAGGGCATCGTGAAGCAGGTGCCGCTCGGTCGTTACGCGCAGCCCGAGGAGGTGGCCGCGACGGTGCGGTTCCTGGCCTCGGACGACGCCTCGTACATCACTGGAGCCGTCATCCCCGTTGACGGCGGACTGGGAATGGGTCACTGA
- a CDS encoding SGM_5486 family transporter-associated protein, translated as MPVLDPNPQNGQKKMLLVFGSFFAIFVVIAIIATIASP; from the coding sequence ATGCCAGTGCTCGATCCGAACCCCCAAAACGGCCAGAAGAAGATGCTGCTGGTCTTCGGCTCGTTCTTCGCCATCTTCGTCGTCATCGCGATCATCGCGACGATCGCCTCGCCCTGA
- the serB gene encoding phosphoserine phosphatase SerB, with protein sequence MSASQTSSSDVPTLLVKIFGKDRPGITAGLFDTLAAYSVDVVDIEQVVTRGRMVLCALVTAPPRTLEGDLRATVHSWAESIKMQAEIISGLGDNRPRGLGRSLVTVLGHPLTAEATAAIAAKIAQAGGNIDRIFRLAKYPVTAVEFAVSGVATEALRTALVTDAAKLGVDVAVVAAGLHRRAQRLVVMDVDSTLIQDEVIELFAAHAGCEDKVAEVTAAAMRGELDFEQSLHARVALLEGLDASVVDKVRSEVRLTPGARTLIRTLKRLGFQVGVVSGGFTQVTDDLKDRLGLDFAQANTLEIVDGKLTGKVTGEIVDRAGKARLLRRFAAEAGVPLSQTVAIGDGANDLDMLNAAGLGVAFNAKPVVREAAHTAVNVPFLDTVLYLLGVTREEVEAADAHEED encoded by the coding sequence ATGAGCGCTTCGCAGACCTCGTCCTCCGACGTCCCCACCCTTCTCGTCAAGATCTTCGGGAAGGACAGGCCGGGCATCACGGCCGGCCTCTTCGACACCCTCGCCGCGTACTCCGTCGACGTGGTCGACATCGAGCAGGTCGTCACGCGTGGCCGCATGGTGCTGTGCGCGCTCGTGACCGCGCCGCCCCGCACGCTGGAGGGCGATCTGCGGGCGACCGTCCACAGCTGGGCCGAGTCGATCAAGATGCAGGCGGAGATCATCTCCGGTCTCGGCGACAACCGGCCGCGCGGGCTGGGGCGTTCCCTGGTCACCGTGCTCGGTCACCCGCTCACCGCGGAGGCCACCGCCGCCATCGCCGCCAAGATCGCCCAGGCGGGCGGCAACATCGACCGTATCTTCCGGCTGGCCAAGTACCCGGTCACGGCCGTCGAGTTCGCGGTGTCCGGCGTGGCGACCGAAGCGCTGCGCACCGCGCTCGTCACGGACGCCGCCAAGCTCGGCGTCGACGTGGCCGTCGTCGCGGCCGGTCTGCACCGCCGGGCCCAGCGGCTCGTCGTCATGGACGTGGACTCCACGCTCATCCAGGACGAGGTGATCGAGCTCTTCGCCGCGCACGCCGGCTGCGAGGACAAGGTCGCCGAGGTGACCGCGGCCGCGATGCGCGGCGAGCTGGACTTCGAGCAGTCGCTGCACGCGCGCGTAGCGCTGTTGGAGGGGTTGGACGCCTCGGTCGTCGACAAGGTGCGCTCCGAAGTACGGCTCACGCCGGGCGCGCGCACCCTCATCCGTACGCTGAAGCGCCTCGGCTTCCAAGTCGGTGTCGTCTCGGGCGGATTCACCCAGGTCACCGATGATCTGAAGGACCGGCTGGGGCTGGACTTCGCCCAGGCCAACACGCTGGAGATCGTCGACGGGAAGCTGACGGGCAAGGTCACCGGGGAGATCGTGGACCGCGCGGGCAAGGCGCGGCTGCTGCGCCGGTTCGCTGCGGAGGCGGGAGTGCCGCTGTCCCAGACGGTGGCGATCGGCGACGGCGCCAATGACCTGGACATGCTCAACGCGGCCGGGCTCGGGGTCGCCTTCAACGCCAAGCCGGTGGTGCGGGAGGCCGCGCACACCGCGGTGAACGTGCCCTTCCTGGACACGGTGCTGTACCTGCTGGGCGTCACCCGCGAAGAGGTCGAGGCGGCGGACGCGCACGAGGAGGACTGA
- the fabI gene encoding enoyl-ACP reductase FabI: protein MSGILEGKRVLITGVLMESSIAFHAAKLAQEQGAEIILTAFPRPTLTERIAKKLPKPTKVIELDVTNDEHLGRLADIVGEELGGLDGVVHSIGFAPQDALGGNFLNTPFESVATAMHVSAYSLKSLTMACLPLMQNGGSVVGLTFDAQYAWPQYDWMGPAKAALEATSRYVARDLGKQNIRCNLISAGPLASMAAKSIPGFSDLAAVWDNRSPLEWDLKDPEPAGKGIVALLSDWFPKTTGEIIHVDGGLHAIGA, encoded by the coding sequence ATGAGCGGAATTCTCGAGGGCAAGCGCGTCCTGATCACCGGTGTGCTGATGGAGTCCTCCATCGCCTTCCACGCCGCCAAGCTGGCCCAGGAGCAGGGCGCCGAGATCATCCTGACCGCGTTCCCGCGGCCCACGCTGACCGAGCGCATCGCCAAGAAGCTCCCCAAGCCCACCAAGGTCATCGAGCTCGACGTCACCAACGACGAGCACCTCGGCCGTCTTGCCGACATCGTCGGCGAGGAGCTCGGCGGCCTCGACGGCGTCGTGCACTCCATCGGCTTCGCGCCGCAGGACGCGCTCGGCGGCAACTTCCTGAACACGCCGTTCGAGTCCGTGGCCACGGCCATGCACGTCTCGGCGTACTCCCTGAAGTCGCTCACCATGGCCTGCCTGCCGCTGATGCAGAACGGCGGCTCGGTCGTCGGCCTCACCTTCGACGCGCAGTACGCCTGGCCGCAGTACGACTGGATGGGCCCGGCCAAGGCCGCCCTGGAGGCCACCAGCCGCTACGTCGCACGGGACCTGGGCAAGCAGAACATCCGCTGCAACCTCATCTCCGCGGGCCCGCTCGCCTCGATGGCCGCCAAGTCCATCCCCGGCTTCAGCGACCTGGCCGCCGTGTGGGACAACCGCTCCCCGCTGGAGTGGGACCTCAAGGACCCGGAGCCGGCCGGCAAGGGCATCGTCGCCCTGCTGAGCGACTGGTTCCCGAAGACCACCGGCGAGATCATCCACGTGGACGGCGGCCTGCACGCGATCGGCGCGTGA
- a CDS encoding SixA phosphatase family protein translates to MSVAEPRRIVLFRHAKADWPQVTDHERPLADRGRKESAEAGRRLVDSGIPFDLALCSTATRTRETWKLAVQEFPHRPKTVYEERIYEASPGELIAVLNETQDDLQNVVLIGHNPGVQGLADVLAGAAEGDARQRMSARGFPAAAFAVLTFSGPWKTLEPGVATLADYWAPSD, encoded by the coding sequence ATGAGCGTCGCAGAACCCCGCAGGATTGTCCTTTTCCGGCATGCGAAAGCCGACTGGCCGCAGGTGACCGATCATGAGCGGCCGCTCGCCGACCGTGGCCGCAAAGAATCAGCGGAGGCCGGACGACGACTGGTCGATTCCGGCATCCCCTTCGACCTGGCCCTCTGCTCCACCGCGACCCGGACCCGTGAGACCTGGAAGCTCGCCGTGCAGGAGTTCCCGCACCGGCCGAAAACGGTCTACGAGGAGCGGATCTACGAGGCCTCTCCCGGCGAGCTGATCGCCGTGCTGAACGAAACCCAGGACGACCTGCAGAACGTCGTCCTGATCGGCCACAACCCGGGTGTGCAGGGTCTCGCCGACGTCCTTGCCGGCGCCGCCGAGGGTGACGCCCGCCAGCGGATGAGCGCGCGCGGCTTCCCTGCCGCCGCCTTCGCCGTCCTGACGTTCAGCGGCCCCTGGAAGACCCTGGAGCCGGGCGTGGCCACCCTCGCCGACTACTGGGCACCGTCCGACTGA
- a CDS encoding TldD/PmbA family protein, translating into MPHTIDEAFTALPLRALADAALARARALGAEHADFRFERVRSASWRLRDAKPSGSSDTTDLGYAVRVVHGGTWGFASGVDLTLDAAAKVASQAVAMAKLSAQVIRAAGSDEQVELAGEPVHADRTWISSYEIDPFSVPDEEKAALLADWSARLLAADGVNHVDASLLTVHENKFYADTAGTVTTQQRVRLHPQLTAVSVDESSGEFDSMRTIAPPVGRGWEYLTGTGWDWESELEQIPELLAEKMRAPSVEAGLYDLVVDPSNLWLTIHESIGHATELDRALGYEAAYAGTSFATFDQLGKLRYGSELMNVTGDRTAEHGLATIGYDDEGVEGQSWDLVKDGTLVGYQLDRRIAKLTGFERSNGCAYADSPGHVPVQRMANVSLQPDPAGMSTEDLIGSVDRGIYVVGDRSWSIDMQRYNFQFTGQRFFRIENGRITGQLRDVAYQATTTDFWGSMAAVGGPQTYVLGGAFNCGKAQPGQVAAVSHGCPSALFKGVNILNTTQEAGR; encoded by the coding sequence GTGCCTCATACGATCGACGAAGCCTTCACAGCGCTTCCCCTACGTGCCCTCGCCGACGCCGCGCTGGCACGCGCGCGTGCGCTCGGCGCCGAGCACGCGGACTTCCGGTTCGAGCGGGTGCGCAGCGCGTCCTGGCGCCTCAGGGACGCCAAGCCCTCCGGGTCCTCGGACACCACCGACCTCGGGTACGCGGTGCGGGTCGTCCACGGCGGCACCTGGGGCTTCGCGTCCGGCGTGGACCTGACGCTGGACGCCGCCGCCAAGGTCGCCTCGCAGGCCGTGGCCATGGCGAAGCTCTCCGCCCAGGTGATCCGCGCGGCCGGGTCCGACGAGCAGGTGGAGCTCGCCGGAGAGCCCGTGCACGCCGACCGTACGTGGATCTCGTCGTACGAGATCGATCCGTTCTCCGTGCCCGACGAGGAGAAGGCGGCGCTGCTCGCGGACTGGAGCGCGCGGCTGCTGGCGGCCGACGGGGTCAACCACGTCGACGCCTCGCTGCTCACCGTGCACGAGAACAAGTTCTATGCCGACACCGCCGGCACCGTGACCACGCAGCAGCGGGTGCGGCTGCATCCGCAGCTGACCGCGGTGTCGGTCGACGAGTCCAGCGGCGAGTTCGACTCGATGCGGACCATCGCGCCGCCGGTCGGCCGTGGCTGGGAGTACCTCACGGGCACCGGCTGGGACTGGGAGAGCGAGCTGGAGCAGATCCCGGAGCTGCTCGCCGAGAAGATGCGGGCGCCCAGTGTCGAGGCGGGCCTGTACGACCTGGTCGTCGACCCGTCCAACCTGTGGCTGACCATCCACGAGTCCATCGGCCACGCCACCGAACTGGACCGCGCGCTGGGCTACGAGGCGGCCTACGCCGGCACCTCCTTCGCCACCTTCGACCAGCTCGGCAAGCTCAGGTACGGCTCCGAGCTGATGAACGTCACCGGTGACCGCACCGCCGAGCACGGCCTCGCGACCATCGGCTACGACGACGAGGGCGTCGAGGGCCAGTCCTGGGACCTGGTGAAGGACGGCACCCTGGTCGGCTACCAGCTGGACCGGAGGATCGCGAAGCTGACCGGGTTCGAGCGCTCCAACGGATGCGCCTACGCCGACTCCCCCGGGCACGTCCCGGTGCAGCGCATGGCCAACGTGTCGCTCCAGCCCGACCCGGCCGGGATGTCGACCGAGGACCTCATCGGGAGCGTGGACCGCGGTATCTACGTCGTCGGGGACCGGTCCTGGTCGATCGACATGCAGCGCTACAACTTCCAGTTCACCGGCCAGCGGTTCTTCAGGATCGAGAACGGGCGGATCACCGGACAGCTGCGGGACGTCGCCTACCAGGCGACCACCACCGACTTCTGGGGCTCGATGGCCGCCGTGGGCGGCCCGCAGACCTATGTCCTCGGCGGCGCCTTCAACTGCGGCAAGGCCCAGCCCGGCCAGGTCGCGGCCGTCTCGCACGGCTGCCCGTCGGCCCTCTTCAAGGGCGTCAACATTCTGAACACCACGCAGGAGGCCGGTCGATGA